Proteins from a single region of Desulfolutivibrio sulfoxidireducens:
- a CDS encoding methyltransferase MtaB domain-containing protein, with translation MKLTDSMAYEHPGEMIFGAAKYPVRTRRGLVLGGGFVVPELTSHPRPGSETSIKTLLREFERANGDALERCVVVGLPCLVVENEHVFQMTHVPGWGGEIAAQTARQIDDYHDKYGLKAAYRSTIADIRKPDMVDMRDSDRARAVLEAFEACAAHADIVSIESMGGKEIADHALIRNDIVGLLFAQAVLGGRDMAWLWPQIVAIAHKHGCIPGGDTDCARANTAMFMAGGFISKDVPHTLAAMARAMCVSRSLVAYECGAVGPGKDCAYENPILKAITGLPMSMEGKSSACAHMSLCGNVMAAVCDLWSNEAVEYQHMFGGSSSAVFTEILGYDAAAMNSALALGYEREYQACLVNSDRYRSPHSFLLCPDNAWAIGKAVVDNASSQYVRARAAAFEGGRLMLADPLLRFTAFEKESLLGYLKELEGLPDTEEDFIDQCLHKYRKVKGFRPASYGL, from the coding sequence ATGAAGCTGACCGATTCGATGGCCTACGAGCACCCCGGGGAGATGATCTTCGGCGCCGCCAAGTATCCGGTGCGGACGCGGCGCGGGCTGGTCCTCGGCGGTGGCTTCGTTGTCCCGGAGCTCACCTCCCACCCGCGTCCCGGCAGCGAGACTTCCATCAAGACCCTGCTGCGCGAATTCGAACGCGCCAACGGCGACGCGCTGGAGAGGTGCGTGGTTGTGGGCCTGCCCTGCCTCGTCGTCGAAAACGAGCATGTCTTCCAGATGACCCATGTTCCCGGCTGGGGTGGGGAGATCGCGGCCCAGACCGCCCGCCAGATCGACGACTATCACGACAAATACGGGCTCAAGGCCGCCTACCGCTCCACCATCGCCGATATCCGCAAGCCGGACATGGTGGACATGCGCGATTCCGACCGGGCCCGGGCCGTGCTCGAGGCCTTCGAGGCCTGCGCGGCGCACGCGGACATCGTGTCCATCGAATCCATGGGTGGCAAGGAGATCGCCGACCACGCCCTGATCCGCAACGATATCGTCGGCCTCCTTTTCGCCCAGGCCGTACTCGGTGGCCGCGACATGGCGTGGCTCTGGCCCCAGATTGTGGCCATCGCCCACAAGCACGGCTGCATCCCGGGCGGCGATACCGACTGCGCCCGGGCCAACACGGCCATGTTCATGGCCGGCGGCTTCATTTCCAAGGACGTGCCGCACACCCTGGCGGCCATGGCCCGGGCCATGTGCGTGAGCCGCAGCCTGGTGGCCTACGAGTGCGGCGCCGTGGGGCCAGGCAAGGACTGCGCTTACGAGAACCCGATCCTCAAGGCCATCACCGGACTGCCCATGTCCATGGAAGGGAAGAGTAGCGCCTGCGCGCACATGAGCCTGTGCGGCAACGTCATGGCCGCGGTCTGCGACCTGTGGTCCAACGAGGCCGTGGAGTACCAGCACATGTTCGGCGGAAGCTCCTCGGCGGTGTTCACCGAGATTCTCGGCTACGATGCGGCGGCCATGAACTCGGCCCTCGCCCTGGGATACGAGCGCGAATACCAGGCCTGCCTGGTCAATTCAGACCGCTACCGCAGCCCGCACAGCTTCCTGCTCTGTCCGGACAACGCCTGGGCCATCGGCAAGGCCGTGGTGGACAATGCCAGCAGCCAGTATGTCCGCGCCCGGGCCGCGGCCTTCGAGGGTGGCCGGTTGATGCTGGCCGACCCCCTGCTGCGCTTCACCGCCTTTGAAAAGGAGTCCCTGCTGGGCTATCTCAAGGAACTCGAAGGGCTGCCGGACACGGAGGAGGACTTCATTGACCAGTGTCTGCACAAGTATCGCAAGGTCAAGGGGTTTCGACCGGCCTCTTACGGCCTGTGA